The Thermocladium sp. ECH_B genomic interval CAAGGAGTATAAGTTACCCAGCGATCCCTACGCTTATGCCGAGAAGGCATCCCCCTTCATTAGGTCAACGATTAGGGCCTTGGCCAATAGCCTCGATGACGAGTACGGAAGAATAGCGGCATACGCATCCATACTGAGCGAGTACTCGCGCGAGGGGCGGGCCCGATTAGGGTGGTGATGCGCATGCCAAGCACATTGAGGTACAGCGGCTCATTTAACGTGAGCAAGCCGATAAATGAGGTCAGGAAATTCCTCGTCGACCTGGAGCGGGTTGCTCCATGTATACCAAACGTGGTTTCCTACTCGGTGGAGGGCGGGAAGGCAAAGGTAGTGTTCAGGGTTGAGTTGGGGGATGAGGTGCCCATAGCCGAGCTTAGGCGAGTCACAGCTAACACGGAGATACAGGTAATGCCGCTCGAGTCAAGCATTAGGTACTTGATAAAGGGGAGGGCGGTTGGAAGCAACTTGGGAATAACCCTTGACCTATCCGTGAGGCAGGCGGGGGACTCATCGATAATTGATTGGGCGGCTGAGGCCGAGTTGGGGCGATTATTCTCAATGATGGCTCGATTCGTGGACATGGATTCCATGATTAAGAGAATAGCGCAGGACACCATTAACGGCATAGTTAAGTGCGTGGATGGAAAAACTTAATCCTTGATCAATTATGAAGATAATCCCAATCATCATTATGATAATGATGGCGGCGATCACCTCAATTGCCGCCGCTCAATCCAATTGCTTCATCTCCATTAATGACAATCAATTAAGCCTATTGATCGGGCCAAGCAATGCGAGTTACCTTCTTAGGTTAATCAACTCAGCCAATTCATCGATATACGTGGAGGCCTATGA includes:
- a CDS encoding carbon monoxide dehydrogenase produces the protein MPSTLRYSGSFNVSKPINEVRKFLVDLERVAPCIPNVVSYSVEGGKAKVVFRVELGDEVPIAELRRVTANTEIQVMPLESSIRYLIKGRAVGSNLGITLDLSVRQAGDSSIIDWAAEAELGRLFSMMARFVDMDSMIKRIAQDTINGIVKCVDGKT